Proteins from a genomic interval of Bradyrhizobium sp. G127:
- the rpoC gene encoding DNA-directed RNA polymerase subunit beta', giving the protein MNQEIMNLFNPTTPAQVFDQIRISIASPEKILSWSYGEIKKPETINYRTFKPERDGLFCARIFGPIKDYECLCGKYKRMKYKGIICEKCSVEVTLSRVRRERMGHIELAAPVAHIWFLKSLPSRIGQLLDMTLKDLERILYFEYYVVLEPGLTALKDRQLLSEEEYLRAQDEYGQDSFTAMIGAEAIRELLKGLELEKLDGQLRAEMAETESDIKHKKLAKRLKIVEAFRVSGNKPEWMIMTVVPVIPPDLRPLVPLDGGRFATSDLNDLYRRVINRNNRLKRLMELRAPDIIIRNEKRMLQEAVDALFDNGRRGRVITGANKRPLKSLADMLKGKQGRFRQNLLGKRVDYSGRSVIVVGPELRLHQCGLPKKMALELFKPFIYSRLDAKGLSTTVKQAKKLVEKERPEVWDILDEVIREHPVLLNRAPTLHRLGIQAFEPVLIEGKAIQLHPLVCAAFNADFDGDQMAVHVPLSLEAQLEARVLMMSTNNILHPANGQPIIVPSQDIVLGLYYLSILREGLQGQGKVYRDMAEIEHALFSKVIHLHTKIKYRWTGIDEEGKTISKIYDTTAGRVMLGQVLPKHGKVPFDTINKLMTKREISGVIDQVYRHCGQKETVIFCDRIMALGFYNAFKAGISFGKDDMVVPHGKWKIVDDTRSMAKEFEQQYNDGLITQGEKYNKVVDAWSKATEKIAEEMMKEISSVKKNSKGEDSQINSIYMMAHSGARGSPAQMRQLAGMRGLMAKPDGSIIETPIVSNFKEGLTVMEYFNSTHGARKGLADTALKTANSGYLTRRLVDVAQDCIITADDCGTKLGIKMRAIIDAGTVVASLASRILGRTAGEDLRDPATNKVVVKRGTLMEETHVDAIQQAGIQEVKIRSALTCELVNGICGKCYGRDLARGTPVNHGEAVGVIAAQSIGEPGTQLTMRTFHIGGAAQINEQSFIESNFDGKIVIKNKAIATNSEGFNAAMVRNMVVAVVDPDGTERATHRIQYGARMRVDDGDMIKRGQRIAEWDPYSRPILTEVEGTIGFEDLVEGQSISETLDESTGIAKRVVIDWRTTGRGADLRPAIVIKGKDGKVLKLARGGDARYMLSVDAILSVDVGAKVKAGDILARVSTESAKTRDITGGLPRVAELFEARKPKDAAIIAEIAGTIRFGRDYKNKRRISIEPVDKNEETREYLIPKGKHIHLQDGDIVEKGDFIVEGNPAPHDILAIKGIEELAAYLVNEIQEVYRLQGVLINDKHIEVIVRQMLQKVEITDQGETDMISGEQIDKIEFDQLNAKAKDEGKKIATGTPVLLGITKASLQTRSFFSAASFQETTRVLTEAAVNGKVDPLEGLKENVIVGRLIPAGTGASMAKIREVATKRDKLILDEREKQAAAAIVPSAPEAEPLALPPAE; this is encoded by the coding sequence ATGAACCAAGAAATTATGAATCTCTTCAATCCGACGACGCCGGCTCAGGTCTTCGACCAGATCCGGATTTCGATCGCTTCGCCTGAGAAGATTCTGTCGTGGTCCTACGGCGAGATCAAGAAGCCGGAAACCATCAATTACCGCACGTTCAAACCGGAGCGTGACGGCCTGTTCTGCGCGCGCATCTTCGGGCCGATCAAGGACTACGAATGTCTTTGCGGCAAGTACAAGCGCATGAAGTACAAGGGCATCATCTGCGAGAAGTGCTCGGTCGAAGTGACCCTGTCGCGCGTCCGGCGCGAGCGCATGGGTCACATCGAACTGGCCGCGCCTGTTGCGCACATCTGGTTTCTGAAGTCGCTGCCTTCGCGCATTGGCCAGCTGCTCGATATGACGCTGAAAGACCTCGAGCGGATTCTTTACTTCGAGTACTACGTCGTTCTGGAGCCGGGTCTAACCGCGCTCAAGGACCGTCAGCTGCTGTCGGAAGAAGAGTATCTGCGCGCGCAGGACGAGTACGGTCAGGACAGCTTCACCGCCATGATCGGCGCGGAAGCGATCCGCGAATTGCTGAAGGGCCTTGAGCTCGAGAAGCTCGATGGTCAGCTTCGCGCTGAGATGGCCGAGACCGAGTCCGACATCAAGCACAAGAAGCTCGCCAAGCGCCTGAAGATCGTCGAAGCGTTCCGCGTGTCCGGCAACAAGCCGGAATGGATGATCATGACCGTGGTGCCGGTAATTCCGCCGGACCTGCGTCCGCTGGTGCCGCTGGACGGCGGCCGCTTTGCGACCTCCGACCTGAACGATCTCTATCGGCGCGTCATCAACCGCAACAACCGTTTGAAGCGGCTGATGGAGCTTCGTGCGCCGGACATCATCATCCGCAACGAAAAGCGCATGCTGCAGGAAGCCGTCGATGCGCTGTTCGACAACGGCCGCCGCGGCCGCGTCATCACCGGCGCCAACAAGCGCCCGCTGAAGTCGCTCGCCGATATGCTCAAGGGCAAGCAGGGCCGCTTCCGTCAGAACCTGCTCGGCAAGCGCGTCGACTATTCCGGCCGCTCCGTGATCGTGGTCGGTCCCGAACTGCGCCTGCATCAGTGCGGTCTCCCGAAGAAGATGGCGCTCGAACTGTTCAAGCCGTTCATCTATTCGCGGCTCGACGCCAAGGGTCTGTCCACCACCGTGAAGCAGGCGAAAAAGCTCGTTGAAAAAGAGCGTCCCGAGGTCTGGGATATTCTCGACGAGGTTATTCGCGAGCATCCGGTGCTGCTGAACCGCGCGCCGACGCTGCACCGTCTCGGCATTCAGGCGTTCGAGCCGGTGCTGATCGAGGGTAAGGCGATCCAGCTTCATCCGCTGGTCTGCGCCGCGTTCAACGCAGACTTCGACGGCGACCAGATGGCCGTGCACGTTCCGCTGTCGCTTGAAGCGCAGCTGGAAGCGCGCGTCCTGATGATGTCGACCAACAACATCCTGCATCCCGCGAACGGTCAGCCGATCATCGTGCCGTCGCAGGACATCGTGCTGGGTCTGTACTATCTGTCGATCCTGCGCGAAGGCCTGCAGGGCCAGGGCAAGGTCTACCGCGACATGGCGGAGATCGAGCACGCGCTGTTCTCGAAGGTCATCCACCTGCACACCAAGATCAAGTACCGGTGGACCGGGATCGACGAGGAAGGCAAGACGATCTCGAAGATCTACGACACCACCGCCGGTCGAGTCATGCTCGGGCAGGTGCTGCCGAAGCACGGCAAGGTGCCTTTCGACACCATCAACAAGCTGATGACGAAGCGTGAAATCTCAGGCGTGATCGATCAGGTATACCGTCACTGCGGTCAGAAGGAGACGGTGATCTTCTGCGACCGCATCATGGCGCTCGGCTTCTACAACGCCTTCAAGGCGGGCATTTCGTTCGGCAAGGACGACATGGTCGTGCCGCACGGCAAGTGGAAGATCGTCGACGACACCCGCTCGATGGCGAAGGAATTCGAGCAGCAGTACAACGACGGCCTGATCACTCAGGGCGAGAAGTACAACAAGGTGGTCGACGCCTGGTCCAAGGCCACGGAAAAAATCGCCGAAGAGATGATGAAGGAAATTTCCTCCGTCAAAAAGAACTCGAAGGGCGAAGATTCCCAGATCAACTCGATCTACATGATGGCTCATTCCGGTGCGCGCGGTTCGCCGGCGCAGATGCGTCAGCTCGCCGGTATGCGCGGCCTGATGGCCAAGCCGGACGGCTCCATCATCGAAACGCCGATCGTTTCGAACTTCAAGGAAGGCCTGACCGTGATGGAGTACTTCAACTCCACCCACGGCGCCCGTAAGGGTCTGGCCGACACCGCCTTGAAAACCGCGAACTCGGGCTATCTCACCCGCCGTCTGGTGGACGTGGCGCAGGACTGCATCATCACTGCAGACGACTGCGGCACCAAGCTCGGCATCAAGATGCGCGCGATCATCGACGCGGGCACGGTCGTGGCTTCGCTGGCGTCGCGTATTCTCGGCCGCACCGCGGGCGAGGATCTGCGCGATCCGGCGACCAACAAGGTTGTCGTCAAGCGTGGCACGCTGATGGAGGAGACTCACGTCGACGCCATCCAGCAGGCTGGCATCCAGGAAGTGAAGATCCGCTCGGCGCTGACCTGCGAACTGGTCAACGGCATCTGCGGCAAGTGCTACGGGCGCGATCTTGCCCGCGGTACGCCGGTCAACCACGGCGAGGCTGTCGGCGTTATCGCCGCGCAGTCCATCGGCGAGCCCGGCACGCAGCTCACCATGCGCACGTTCCACATCGGCGGCGCGGCGCAGATCAACGAGCAGTCGTTCATCGAGTCGAACTTCGACGGCAAGATCGTCATCAAGAATAAGGCGATCGCGACCAACAGCGAAGGTTTCAACGCTGCGATGGTTCGCAACATGGTCGTCGCGGTTGTCGATCCGGATGGCACCGAACGTGCGACGCATCGTATTCAGTACGGCGCGCGCATGCGCGTCGATGACGGCGATATGATCAAGCGTGGCCAGCGCATTGCGGAGTGGGATCCATACTCACGCCCGATTCTGACCGAAGTCGAAGGCACCATCGGGTTCGAGGATCTGGTTGAAGGCCAGTCGATCTCGGAAACGCTCGACGAATCCACGGGTATCGCAAAGCGCGTGGTTATCGATTGGCGCACGACCGGCCGCGGTGCCGATCTGCGTCCGGCGATCGTCATCAAGGGCAAGGATGGCAAGGTGCTGAAGCTGGCACGCGGCGGCGACGCCCGTTACATGCTCTCGGTCGATGCCATTCTGTCGGTGGACGTCGGCGCCAAGGTCAAGGCCGGCGACATCCTCGCGCGTGTTTCGACGGAAAGCGCCAAGACCCGCGACATCACCGGCGGTCTGCCGCGCGTCGCGGAACTGTTCGAAGCCCGCAAGCCGAAGGATGCCGCGATCATCGCGGAAATCGCCGGCACGATCCGCTTCGGCCGCGACTACAAGAACAAGCGCCGCATTTCGATCGAGCCTGTCGACAAGAACGAGGAGACTCGCGAGTACCTCATTCCGAAGGGCAAGCACATCCATCTGCAGGACGGCGATATCGTCGAAAAGGGCGATTTCATTGTCGAAGGCAATCCGGCGCCGCACGACATCCTGGCGATCAAGGGCATCGAGGAACTCGCTGCCTATCTGGTCAATGAAATCCAGGAAGTTTACCGGCTCCAGGGCGTGCTCATCAACGACAAGCACATCGAAGTGATTGTCCGTCAGATGCTGCAGAAGGTCGAGATCACCGATCAGGGCGAGACCGACATGATCTCGGGCGAGCAGATCGACAAGATCGAGTTCGACCAGCTCAACGCCAAGGCGAAGGACGAAGGGAAGAAGATTGCAACCGGCACGCCGGTGCTGCTCGGCATCACCAAGGCGAGCTTGCAGACGCGGTCGTTCTTCTCGGCGGCGTCGTTCCAGGAGACCACGCGCGTGCTCACCGAAGCTGCCGTCAACGGCAAGGTGGACCCGCTCGAAGGCCTCAAGGAAAACGTCATTGTCGGCCGCCTGATCCCGGCCGGTACCGGTGCTTCGATGGCGAAGATCCGCGAAGTCGCAACCAAGCGCGACAAGCTGATCCTCGACGAGCGCGAGAAGCAGGCGGCGGCTGCCATCGTGCCGTCGGCTCCGGAAGCCGAACCTCTGGCGTTGCCGCCAGCGGAGTAA